Proteins co-encoded in one Cytophaga hutchinsonii ATCC 33406 genomic window:
- a CDS encoding DUF6686 family protein gives MCNPVLLKSTPTTHLSQCVECKTIFLWHNNFVINYTLPEFDAFREIMNRSAFENNSLPFPDNVERIIVRTPHESINLTFTESEWVHLKEVLDEGQFVLQIYEMMR, from the coding sequence ATGTGTAATCCTGTTTTATTAAAATCCACACCGACAACACACTTAAGTCAATGTGTGGAATGCAAAACGATTTTTTTATGGCACAACAATTTTGTCATTAATTATACCTTGCCGGAGTTTGATGCATTTCGTGAAATTATGAACCGTTCTGCATTTGAAAACAATTCGCTGCCCTTTCCCGATAATGTGGAACGCATTATTGTCCGCACTCCCCATGAATCCATCAACCTTACGTTTACAGAAAGTGAATGGGTTCATTTAAAAGAGGTGCTGGATGAAGGACAGTTTGTGCTGCAGATTTATGAGATGATGAGATGA
- a CDS encoding HmuY family protein — MKRTRLACYLLVFMWTGMNTFFVLAIQTHTVKNLNASSAIAYYNLETNAATSADKAWTLSFNRTSIENNTGVTIQVLNQSYDQVLVAPKTGYLNVLEKGSGNSWYEYDMLSHSITPLPQKTIVVKLASGKYVKLEIQRYYKDGKGDSGYYTFRYEAIK, encoded by the coding sequence ATGAAAAGAACAAGACTTGCCTGTTACCTGTTAGTATTCATGTGGACAGGAATGAATACATTTTTTGTTTTGGCCATACAAACACACACTGTTAAAAATCTGAATGCATCGTCTGCAATTGCTTATTATAATCTGGAAACCAATGCAGCAACTTCGGCTGATAAAGCCTGGACCCTTTCATTCAACAGAACGAGTATTGAAAATAATACAGGTGTAACCATTCAGGTTCTGAACCAATCTTATGATCAGGTGTTGGTGGCTCCCAAGACAGGCTATTTAAATGTACTGGAGAAAGGCAGCGGTAACAGCTGGTATGAATATGATATGCTTTCGCATTCAATAACACCTTTACCACAAAAAACGATTGTTGTTAAACTGGCTTCCGGTAAATATGTAAAACTGGAAATCCAAAGATATTACAAAGATGGAAAAGGGGATAGCGGATATTATACATTCCGGTACGAAGCAATAAAATAA
- a CDS encoding potassium/proton antiporter — translation MNLEELLLGFSTLILISIFIARISNNLGVPVLLLFLGIGMLAGSEGAGGMAFDDTRLAQSIGITSLVFILFSGGLSTHWHIVKPVLFPAISLATLGVVVTAGSVAIFAHYVFDVSLLVSLLLGSIVASTDAAAVFSIIGARNIKIKGNITPLLELESGSNDPMAVFLTITMIEIIQMPDISFGQLALQFLMEMGIGLGMGLLLGKGIVFIINRLKIPIEGLYQVFVFASAFFVYASTNLIHGSGFLAVYVAGMVVGNHNIVHKKNVFRFFDGMAWVAQIVMFLTLGLLVFPSHILTAFKTELSISLFLIILARPLGVFISLIPFKFSFKEMLFISWVGLRGAVPIILATFPLLAGVAEAQWIFNVVFFIVITSALLQGWTIPFVLDLLHLKDTHKPFITSPTEFNHLDEVDRVRINMIVPDNATFNNQSIVSIKALQGCLIITVKRGDTYFVPSGGTVLQSGDYLQALVSKSKVEELQSILEVSQ, via the coding sequence TTGAATCTGGAAGAATTATTATTAGGTTTTTCAACGCTTATTTTAATAAGTATTTTTATTGCACGTATCAGCAATAATTTAGGAGTACCGGTACTGCTCTTGTTTTTAGGCATTGGTATGCTGGCAGGCTCTGAAGGAGCAGGAGGAATGGCATTTGATGATACCAGGCTGGCGCAATCCATAGGCATCACCTCTCTGGTATTTATATTGTTTTCAGGCGGCCTGTCTACGCATTGGCATATTGTAAAACCGGTATTGTTTCCGGCGATAAGTTTAGCAACACTTGGTGTTGTTGTTACAGCAGGTTCTGTTGCAATTTTTGCACATTATGTATTCGATGTATCGTTACTTGTGAGTTTGTTATTGGGTTCTATTGTTGCTTCAACAGATGCTGCAGCGGTGTTCTCTATCATTGGCGCACGCAACATAAAAATTAAAGGTAATATTACACCTTTGCTTGAACTGGAATCCGGAAGCAATGATCCGATGGCCGTTTTTTTAACCATCACCATGATCGAAATTATTCAGATGCCGGACATTTCTTTCGGACAGCTGGCGCTTCAGTTTCTTATGGAAATGGGCATTGGCCTTGGCATGGGTCTGCTGTTGGGTAAAGGGATTGTATTTATTATAAACAGGTTAAAAATACCTATTGAAGGTTTGTATCAGGTATTTGTTTTTGCATCTGCTTTCTTTGTATACGCTTCAACAAATCTTATTCATGGAAGTGGTTTCCTTGCGGTATATGTAGCCGGCATGGTAGTAGGAAACCACAACATCGTACATAAGAAAAACGTTTTCCGTTTCTTCGACGGGATGGCCTGGGTAGCGCAGATCGTTATGTTCTTAACGCTTGGTTTGTTAGTGTTCCCGAGTCATATACTCACTGCATTCAAAACCGAACTTTCTATTTCCCTGTTCCTGATTATTCTGGCACGTCCGTTGGGTGTATTTATTTCACTCATTCCGTTTAAGTTTAGCTTTAAGGAAATGCTATTCATTTCATGGGTTGGACTACGGGGTGCAGTACCGATTATCCTTGCTACCTTTCCTTTATTGGCAGGGGTTGCAGAAGCACAATGGATTTTCAACGTAGTGTTTTTCATTGTCATAACTTCGGCTTTGTTACAGGGCTGGACAATCCCGTTTGTGCTTGATCTGTTACACTTAAAGGATACGCATAAACCATTTATCACTTCACCTACCGAATTTAACCACCTGGATGAAGTAGACCGTGTGCGTATTAATATGATCGTACCGGATAATGCTACTTTTAACAATCAATCAATCGTTTCTATAAAAGCATTACAAGGGTGTTTAATCATCACCGTTAAAAGAGGGGATACCTACTTTGTTCCCTCCGGAGGTACTGTATTGCAAAGCGGCGATTATCTTCAGGCACTGGTGAGTAAATCAAAAGTAGAAGAACTGCAATCCATTCTGGAAGTATCTCAATAA